The following coding sequences lie in one Lolium perenne isolate Kyuss_39 chromosome 2, Kyuss_2.0, whole genome shotgun sequence genomic window:
- the LOC127329032 gene encoding uncharacterized protein produces the protein MAAAAAVESLPQELLTSIFLLLSCIADRVRFSAVCKHWRRVALQKPPPLPWLLMPTTGLISCYRMFGGFTGQQPSFAIDARGGRFLGSFPGGWFIVALQRWRGHALLNLLSGESVPLPDIAHFCGEMDIPVQIRAATMSAAPSAGGGSGACVVAAITSVHGITGVAFWRPGMDRWSPPAKGYGVFDAEDLTYYDGWFCVLTSRERLVWYRLETDADGVLPLKVKTQHEFRDYNMAPSPSVLGELVALYLLPSASGADLLMVRRTRFRYPHPHPAKTVFEVFRLQEQEEGPASWCPYRMNGQVIFVRQGGSKAFDTGLDHSGYIYFLDDINHGGPTSFFLPLTKYRCVDSGSYCCSTDAVKGGIKRCLPQEPSSSDCSQWIWYFH, from the coding sequence atggcggcggcggcggcggtggaaagCCTCCCCCAAGAACTCCTCACCAGTATCTTTCTCTTACTCTCATGCATCGCCGACCGCGTCAGGTTCTCCGCCGTCTGCAAACACTGGCGCCGCGTCGCTCTCCAGAAGCCGCCCCCGCTTCCCTGGCTCCTCATGCCCACTACCGGCCTGATCTCCTGCTACCGGATGTTCGGCGGTTTCACCGGTCAGCAGCCATCCTTCGCCATCGACGCCCGGGGAGGGCGCTTCTTGGGCTCCTTCCCGGGCGGCTGGTTCATCGTCGCGCTCCAGCGTTGGCGCGGACACGCCCTGCTCAACCTCCTCTCGGGGGAGAGCGTGCCGCTCCCGGACATCGCGCATTTTTGTGGCGAAATGGATATCCCCGTACAgatccgcgccgccaccatgtccgCAGCTCCTTCTGCCGGCGGCGGCTCTGGCGCATGCGTCGTCGCCGCCATAACGTCCGTGCATGGTATTACCGGTGTAGCCTTCTGGCGTCCGGGGATGGACCGCTGGTCGCCGCCGGCTAAGGGGTATGGTGTGTTCGACGCTGAAGACCTGACGTACTACGACGGGTGGTTCTGCGTTCTCACCAGCAGGGAGAGGCTAGTCTGGTACAGACTGGAAACGGACGCAGACGGCGTGCTCCCGCTCAAGGTCAAGACTCAGCACGAGTTCCGTGATTACAACATGGCCCCGTCGCCGTCGGTACTCGGGGAGCTTGTCGCCCTCTACCTCTTGCCGTCCGCCTCCGGCGCGGATCTGCTAATGGTGAGGAGGACGAGGTTCCGCTACCCACACCCACACCCAGCCAAGACGGTGTTCGAGGTCTTCAGgctacaagaacaggaagaaggaCCAGCTTCCTGGTGCCCTTACCGCATGAACGGACAGGTAATCTTCGTCAGGCAAGGCGGGTCCAAGGCCTTCGACACGGGACTCGACCACTCCGGCTACATCTACTTCCTCGACGACATCAACCATGGCGGTCCGACGAGCTTTTTCCTGCCGTTGACCAAGTACCGCTGCGTCGACTCCGGCTCATACTGTTGCTCCACCGACGCAGTCAAGGGTGGAATCAAGCGCTGCTTGCCGCAGGAGCCCTCGTCGTCGGACTGCTCGCAGTGGATTTGGTACTTCCATTGA